Within the Polymorphobacter megasporae genome, the region GTCCTCGTCGTACCCGGAGAGAAGCTGTCGGGACGCGTCGGCTATTTCCCCGACGGACGCGACGACGCATTCATCGACGTCGGCCGCTTCGGCGCGGCGGGGGCAGTCCGCGGGCCGCCGCGTGACCTTGCTAAATTCGATCGCGCGCTGATGACCGGCCAGCTCCTCAAGCCCGACAGCCGCGCCGAAATGCAGCGCGGCAATCCCAAGCTTGGTTACGCCGCGCTCGGCGTCTGGTCGTACACCGTCCCGCTCAAGGGCTGCACGACACCGCAAAAGCTCGTCGAGCGGCGCGGCGAGATCGGCGGCGTCCAGGTCCGCAATATCATCGCCCCCGAAAGGAACCTCGCTCTGATCGTCTTCACCGACCGCCCGTTCGACTTTGGCGAACCGTGGCAGGGCAAGGGCGGAACGTACGATTTGCTGTCAGCCGCGTTGTGCCCGGCATGACCGCTCGCGTCCGCCTCGGCGTCAATATCGACCATGTCGCGACCATCCGCAACGCGCGCGGCGGGCCGCACCCCGACCCGGTGCGGGCCGCGCAGCTCGCGGTCGCGGCGGGGGCGGATGGGATCACCGCGCACCTGCGCGAGGACCGGCGGCACATCTCCGACGACGATATCGTCCGCCTCGTCGCAGCGTTGACCGTCCCGCTCAACCTCGAGATGGCGGCGACCGCCGAGATGCTTCAGATCGCGCTCGCGCACGGCCCGCATGCGGTCTGCATCGTCCCCGAAAAGCGCGCCGAGCGGACCACCGAGGGCGGGCTCGACGTCCTCGGCAACCAGGCTGGCCTCCGCGCCTTCGTCGACCGGCTGACCGCGCGCGGCTCGCGCGTCAGCCTGTTCGTCGAGCCCGATCCCGACCAGATCGAAGCATCGGCGGCGATCGGCGCGGCGGTCGTCGAATTGCACACCGGGCGCTACTGCCACCTGACCGGCGACGACCAGACCGCCGAACTCGCGCGGCTGGCGAAGGCGGCGGCGTTGGCGACCGCGCGCGGACTCGAGGTCCACGCCGGCCACGGCCTGACCTTCGCCAACGTCGGCCCGGTCGCGGCGATCCCGCAAGTCGCCGAACTCAACATCGGCCACTTCCTGATTGGCGAGGCGGTGTTCGTCGGGCTCGACTTCGCGATACGCGAGATGCGGACGGCGATCGACGATGCCCGGCACCCCTCTCCTGCATGCTAGTCCTCGGTCTCGGCAACGACCTGACCAACATCGACCGAATCGCGGCGTCGATCGAGCGCTTCGGCGACCGCTTCATCAACCGCATCTTCACCCCCGTCGAAATCGCCAAGGCCGACCGCCGCCCGATGACCCGCGCGGGCACCTTTGCCAAGCGCTGGGCGGCGAAGGAGGCGTGCGCCAAGGCGCTCGGCACCGGCATTCGCGGCGGCGTGTTCTTCACCAACATGGGGGTCGTCAACCTGCCGAGCGGCGCACCGACTCTGGTGCTTACCGGGGGGGCGGCAGAAAGGCTGGCCAAATTGACCCCGGCGGGGCATAGCGCGGAAATTCATCTGACGATCACCGACGATCATCCCTGGGCACAGGCGATCGTCCTGATCACCGCGAGGCCCGAATGAGCGAGACCCAAGTGACCGGCATCGGGACGGCGACCCAGCCGAAAAAGAAGGTCGATTGGGCGAGTGAAATCCGCCAGCTGATCGTTCTCGCCATCGCCGTGCTCGCGGTCCACAGCCTCATCGCTAAGCCGTTCTTCATCCCGTCGGAATCGATGCTGCCGACGTTGCTGACCGGCGACCGGCTGATCGTTTCGAAATACCCCTATGGCTATTCGTATCTGTCGCCATCGCTGCCGATCCTGCCCGAAATGAAGGGCCGCCTGTTCGGCCGTTATCCCGAGCGCGGCGACATCGCCATCGTCAAGTCGCCGCGCGATCACGACGACTGGATCAAGCGCGTCATCGGCCTGCCCGGCGACACCGTGCAGATGAGGAATGGCGTGTTGTGGCTAAACGGCGTCGCGGTGCCCAAGGTGGCAGAGACCCCCGCCGACATCCGCGAATCCGCGAACACGACGTGTTCCGCGCCGCAGGTGATCCAGTACCGCTTCACCCGCCCCGACGGCGTCACGATCTGCCGCTACCCGCGTTTCCGCGAGACGCTGCCGAGCGGGCGCAGCTACGACGTCCTCGACCTCGGCGACACGCCGCAGGACAATACGCCGGCGATGATCGTTCCCGAGGGACATCTGTTCCTGATGGGCGACAACCGCGACAACAGCGAGGACAGCCGCTTTTCGAACCTCGTCGGCGGGCTCGACATGCTCCCGATCGAAAATCTCGTCGGGCGTGCCGAGTTCCTGACCTTCTCGCTCGACGGTTCGACGACACTCAATCCGCTGACATGGTTCGGCGCGTTCCGCCCCGGCCGCGCCTTTGTCTCGCTCCACCCGAAGGCCGGCCCGGTTCCCGCCGCGGCTCCCGCTCCGTGAGCGGCGGGATGAGGGGCCGAGTGAGTTTGGCCATATGAGCGAAGACACCCAGGTTCCGCCGAGCCCGATCGAGCTGTCCGACCGCGGCCGCAGCGCACTGCGCGATGCCGCCATCTGGCTCGGCGTCGCCAGCGCGCTGTTCCTCGCGTGGCACCTCGCCTCGTCGCTGCTGTTGATCCTCGCCGGCTTCGTTTTCGCCGCCGGGCTGCAGGGCGGCGAGCACCTGCTTGGCCGCGTGATGCCGGGTCCTCGCGGGCTCCGTTTGGCGATCGTCGTCCTGGTCTTCGTCGCGGCCCTGTTCGGCTTCCTCTATTTTGCCGGCACCCAGCTCGCCGCGCAGTTTTCCGAGCTGCAGACGACGCTGATGCGCCAGAGCGACCGCCTGTCGACGCTCGCCAGCGAGTACGGCCTGAGCAGCGGCACCGGCGGCGATCCGATCGCGCAGCTGAAGGCACAGATAGGCGGCTCGATGGGGCGGATCATGACCTTCATCGGCGGCGCCGCGGGGGCGCTCGGCAGCCTAGTCCTGATCGTTACCTTTGGCATCTTCATCGCCATCGACCCGCGGCTGTACGAGCGTGGGGTCGAATGGCTCACCCCCGAAGCCAAGCGTCCGCAACTGCGGACGACGGTCGAGGCGATGGGCAAGATGTTGCGCCGCTGGGTTGCCGGACGGCTCGCACTCATGCTGTTCGAAGGCACGCTGATCTTTCTCGGCCTCTCGGTTGTCGGCGCGCCGCTGCCGTTGCTGCTCGGACTTGTCGCGGGCCTGTTCGCATTCATCCCGAACCTCGGCGCGATCGCGTCGGGGATCTTGATCGTGACGATCGGCTTTTCGGCAGGAACGACGATCGGACTGGAGACCGTCGGCGTGTATCTCGTCGTCCAGGTGGCCGACAATTTCATCAACCCGCTGATCGAGAAGCGCGCGGTCGACCTTGCCCCCGCCGTCGTCCTCGGCGCGCAGCTGTTGTTCGGCGTCCTGTTCGGCATCCTCGGCGTGACGCTCGCCGACCCGATCATCGCGCTGATCAAGGTCGCCCTCGCCCAACGTCCAGTTGCCCCGGCGGAGCCCACGCGGTAGGTCGCCCCCGGGTCGCCAGGGGATCATCGATGCGCTTAACGACTGCCACTTTGCTGGCGGCGCTGGCCCTTGTGCCGGGCGTTGCGAACGCGCAGGCCGCTGGCTCCGGGACCGCTCCGACGACCGAGCCGGGTGCCGCCGACAAGCCCGCCGACGTCACCGCCGACGCCGTGCCCGAACGCTTCGCGGTCCATGCCCAGTCGACCGTCGTCGGCCAGTACAACACCCCGTTCCGCTCGCCATACGAAGGGCCGAACAGCCTGTCGGGCGGCGGCCAGTTCCGCGAGACCTTCGACCTGACGGGCTACGTCGGCGCGAGCCCGTGGCATGGCGCCGAGGTCTGGGCGAATGGCGAGGTCGACCAGGGCTTCGGGCTGCGCAACACGCTCGGTGCGGCGGGCTTTCCCTCGGCCGAGGCGTACAAGGTCGGTAAGGGAACGCCGTATTTCCGGCTGCAGCGCGCGTTCGTCCGCCAGACGATCGACCTTGGCGGCGAAGCGGCGGCGACCGCGCCCGACCTCAACGTTCTCGGCGCAACACACACGGCGAACCGGCTGACGCTGACGATCGGCAAGTTCAGCGTCGCCGACGTCTTCGACCAGAATAAATACGCCCACGACCCGCGCGGCGACTTCCTCAACTGGACCACGGTCGACCTCGGCACGTTCGATTACGCCGCCGACGCGTGGGGCTATACCTATGGCGGGACGGCGGAACTCGCGGTCGGTAACTGGACCGAGCGCGCCGGGCTGTTTAACCTGTCGAAGATCCCGAACAGTGTCGATCTCGAGACCAACTTTCGCCAATTTCAGGTGATCGGTGAGATCGAGCGGCGGGTGACGATCGGCGGCCATCCGGGCGCAATCCGCCTCAACGGCTGGCTGAGCCACGGCAACTTTGCCAGCCTCGCCGACGCCATCGCTTACGGCGCAGCACACGGCACCGCCCCCGATCCGGTCCCGGTCCGCAAATTCCGCGACCGCACCGGCATCGGCATCAATGTCGAGCAGGAAGTCAGCGACGCCGTCGGCGTGTTCCTCCGCGCCGGGCTCGGTGACGGCAGCAGCGAGGCGGTCGAGTTCACCGACATCGACCGCAGCGTCTCGGGCGGTGTGTCGATCAAGGGCTCGGGCTGGGGGCGCGACCACGACCGGGTCGGCGTTGCGCTGATCGCGAACGACATTTCAGCCGAGCGGCGGCGGTATCTCGCGGCCGGGGGACTCGGGATTTTGATCGGTGACGGGAGGCTGGTGAATGCCGGGCCGGAATTGATCGGCGAGACCTATTACGACCTCGCTGCGATCGGTCCGCTGCACTTTACGGCAGACGGGCAGTTGATCGTCAATCCGGCGTATAATCGCGACCGCGGACCGGTGCCGGTGTTTGCGATGCGGGCTCACGCGCAGTTTTGAGAGCGGCGGCGGACAAAGAAAGACAGTAAGGGCGTCGCGGCGAAGCCGCGCAGGTCGTCCGACGAGTTCGGCTGCGGTTGCAGCCGCCTCGCCGGCCGGTCTTGCGCGAGTCCGCGCGCTGCTAACGAACGCGAAGCTGCGTTCGCTTCGCTGCACGTGGCCGCGCTACGACTTCCCCTGCACGCCCAGCAGTTCGATCCGGAACAACAGCACCGCGTTCGGGGGAATAACCCCGCCAGCACCCTGTGCGCCGTAGCCGAGCTCGGGCGGGATCGTGAAGTTGTAGACCGACCCGACCTTCATCAGCTGGACGCCTTCGGTCCAGCCGGGGATGACGCGATTCAGCGGAAACACTGCCGGCTGGCCGCGCGCGATCGACGAGTCGAACACGGTGCCGTCGAGTAATTTGCCCTCGTAATGGACCGCGACGGTATCGGCGGCGGTCGGGGTCGGGCCGGTGCCCTCGGTTACGATTTCGTACTGGAGGCCGGA harbors:
- a CDS encoding pyridoxine 5'-phosphate synthase, whose product is MTARVRLGVNIDHVATIRNARGGPHPDPVRAAQLAVAAGADGITAHLREDRRHISDDDIVRLVAALTVPLNLEMAATAEMLQIALAHGPHAVCIVPEKRAERTTEGGLDVLGNQAGLRAFVDRLTARGSRVSLFVEPDPDQIEASAAIGAAVVELHTGRYCHLTGDDQTAELARLAKAAALATARGLEVHAGHGLTFANVGPVAAIPQVAELNIGHFLIGEAVFVGLDFAIREMRTAIDDARHPSPAC
- the acpS gene encoding holo-ACP synthase, with the translated sequence MLVLGLGNDLTNIDRIAASIERFGDRFINRIFTPVEIAKADRRPMTRAGTFAKRWAAKEACAKALGTGIRGGVFFTNMGVVNLPSGAPTLVLTGGAAERLAKLTPAGHSAEIHLTITDDHPWAQAIVLITARPE
- the lepB gene encoding signal peptidase I, which translates into the protein MSETQVTGIGTATQPKKKVDWASEIRQLIVLAIAVLAVHSLIAKPFFIPSESMLPTLLTGDRLIVSKYPYGYSYLSPSLPILPEMKGRLFGRYPERGDIAIVKSPRDHDDWIKRVIGLPGDTVQMRNGVLWLNGVAVPKVAETPADIRESANTTCSAPQVIQYRFTRPDGVTICRYPRFRETLPSGRSYDVLDLGDTPQDNTPAMIVPEGHLFLMGDNRDNSEDSRFSNLVGGLDMLPIENLVGRAEFLTFSLDGSTTLNPLTWFGAFRPGRAFVSLHPKAGPVPAAAPAP
- a CDS encoding AI-2E family transporter is translated as MSEDTQVPPSPIELSDRGRSALRDAAIWLGVASALFLAWHLASSLLLILAGFVFAAGLQGGEHLLGRVMPGPRGLRLAIVVLVFVAALFGFLYFAGTQLAAQFSELQTTLMRQSDRLSTLASEYGLSSGTGGDPIAQLKAQIGGSMGRIMTFIGGAAGALGSLVLIVTFGIFIAIDPRLYERGVEWLTPEAKRPQLRTTVEAMGKMLRRWVAGRLALMLFEGTLIFLGLSVVGAPLPLLLGLVAGLFAFIPNLGAIASGILIVTIGFSAGTTIGLETVGVYLVVQVADNFINPLIEKRAVDLAPAVVLGAQLLFGVLFGILGVTLADPIIALIKVALAQRPVAPAEPTR
- a CDS encoding carbohydrate porin; protein product: MRLTTATLLAALALVPGVANAQAAGSGTAPTTEPGAADKPADVTADAVPERFAVHAQSTVVGQYNTPFRSPYEGPNSLSGGGQFRETFDLTGYVGASPWHGAEVWANGEVDQGFGLRNTLGAAGFPSAEAYKVGKGTPYFRLQRAFVRQTIDLGGEAAATAPDLNVLGATHTANRLTLTIGKFSVADVFDQNKYAHDPRGDFLNWTTVDLGTFDYAADAWGYTYGGTAELAVGNWTERAGLFNLSKIPNSVDLETNFRQFQVIGEIERRVTIGGHPGAIRLNGWLSHGNFASLADAIAYGAAHGTAPDPVPVRKFRDRTGIGINVEQEVSDAVGVFLRAGLGDGSSEAVEFTDIDRSVSGGVSIKGSGWGRDHDRVGVALIANDISAERRRYLAAGGLGILIGDGRLVNAGPELIGETYYDLAAIGPLHFTADGQLIVNPAYNRDRGPVPVFAMRAHAQF
- a CDS encoding FKBP-type peptidyl-prolyl cis-trans isomerase → MTATAAGTGAGKWVGFALVLALVVAVLVWAGTQRAVDSARPADLAYLSAHKGKPGVKTTASGLQYEIVTEGTGPTPTAADTVAVHYEGKLLDGTVFDSSIARGQPAVFPLNRVIPGWTEGVQLMKVGSVYNFTIPPELGYGAQGAGGVIPPNAVLLFRIELLGVQGKS